TACCTGCCTCCCTaaccaaaaacaggagaaaaggtTCCCAAAGAAAAATGGCTTCACACCCCTACAGCTACCGagtaaaattaaatattgaCAACTATTTACATCTATTTACAACAAACTATTTACAACACGGCAAAAGCTTCCAGAATACAAATTCACACGCAGCCACATGCACAGTTCGTTGGGAACAGGAAGTAGGCGGAGGGTGTGCCAGTTGAGAAGGGTCCTCATTTATAGCCGGCCTCTCCCAGTCCTCCACCAATGGTCAGCCTCCACCTGGAACTCACATAGCAGCAATAACACAGGACACAAACTATGCCACCCTCTGGTGTGGCAGACCAAAAAACACAGTACAAAAATATCCATAACACTGAATCATAACATACCCCCCAAACCAAGAACAAACTTTTCGTCCTGAACAGAAAGTTCGAGTCATGATCTAGACCAGTAGcagtcctagcctgtttggcgccctgggcgaacactccctttggcgcccccccccacacacacacacacacacacacacatacacatatgaagagagagagagtatgcatgcaaacggctactaaacagacatcataattcgtcatacaatgagaacaggacaaatcaacaattgactctgactaattaatattatattattgtatatattgtttggagtttagtctgttactgctactatttttaccatttcttcttggaggaacataacccacataatttccttagagattaagaaagtattctgactcttaatgttttaggatacatgacctgccattatccaatgacacttctgcttacctgtatcttttgctcatttctccttgtaggagccataattaaatgtattgaattttaatgatcactgggttttcatttgtttggttgctatggtgatgtgtaacgggagtcacgtgggtgctagcagtgacattaagagggcgttgtcagtctgtctttcactggtttgattttgacagagcagggctgggtagctgtagtttttgttgaccgcagcacaacgagtttccccttgttgcattagagctgtgatgttttaagagtttgaatcgcgagccgatcacattgctctgtaaacttttcaagcactttaataaacaagcaagcaattccacctctcgcattattgcATACAGTTGACAGCGCAtcaggcaaataggcaggctcagtccccggcctctagcgactgtggaagtcgctacactcctcctcttcttttctcttttttttaaactttaaaaacgggttgtgtgtgagactttaaatcaacaaaacataaaatatacattttaaattgttattgatccctttaccccgagtcctaaggtgtatatttatttttttactcttaaatatttattgttcgtttacttgcagtgctgtaactggagcctcgtcgtctcgtctctctatatactggactgtatgtagcagagatgacaataaagtttactttgacttcagcagcaagcaggcgcaccgagggctctcgcgctcacttttcgcctatagaattttgaaaaaacatcggtgcaaattataagtctggtgttttcgtgtttgttggtttgtttttgttttgttttgttttgcgagttggttattagatgctgctccagccagccagagaatcccccgccgccccgccctctcctccctgtgccgtaagcagcaggcgcacctcgcaaacggagggcgcccttactcccagcaaatgggcgatagaaaccCGATCGGTGCCTACGACATTCCcgatatgcgctggctgatgtcggggcagcatgagtatgagcatttttttttttttttttttgccgatactcgtgatgccgccccccaccacgatgccgccctgggcaaccgcccgtgtcgcccgtatctaaaaccgctactgatcTAGACAGCGCGTCAACCATGACATTATCTAAGCCCTTCTTGTAACGGATTTCAATGTTAAAGTCTTGGAGGAGTAAAGACCAGCGCATGAGGCGTTGGTTGCTGTTCTGCATCCGAGATAAGAACACAAGGGGGTTGTGGTCAGAAAATACCATTGTTGGAAGAGGATTGGACCCAAGGTACACTTCGAAATGCTGCAAGGCGGGCAGCAAGGCTAAAGCCTCCTTTTCAATCGTGCTGTAATGTAGCTGGTGTTTTATGAATTTTTTTGAAAAGAAACAGACGGGATGGTCAAGGCCATGTTCATCCTCCTGCAGGAGCACTGCACCAGCCCCCAAAGCACTGGCATCTACCTCGAGCTCATAAcaagtagttcatgtttagaataaaaaatcccagctcactgacttGATCGGGGCAACAGTgcgcctaaaatgttgcataattttgctgagagaccttttactttgtggtaatctgatgtagccggatgggctactcgcctttcttttctctctcgctcACTCTACTGCTCTCTCCTGCGCTCGCTCTCTCCTGCGCTCGCTCTCGCTGCGCAACTACGCTAATTAGGAACCCACCTGTATATTGATTACAGGGTGGTGTTTACCTGTATAAAGGGAAGCCGGTTTTTCTTGTTGGATCATTCCTCCCGAGCTTCTGGTGCGACACAGCAGTAAATGCTGGCCTATCGGTTAATTTTACGATCGGATCGTGTGACCGCTACAGGTAGGCCTCCTTCTGACCTCTGATTTCTCCCTAACGTGCCGACGTAGCAATTAGTAGTTATATTTCTGCGGCCCGCTACAGcgcggctgtttttctttcctttgctccAGCCGTGGTGAGGAGACGCGTGAGTGCATCCGCCGTGCAGTACAGCGCCTCCAAGTTCTGGGGTAAGCCGCTTATTTTATAGCTGCTAgttttgtaaattaaagaaGATTAAGGTTAGTTTTGCCTTTTCTTATTTGTAGGATTTGATTGCTGCCGCACCCTCTCAGGGATCAACTGCCTGATTTTTAAGCGAAGAGTTGAGGCACCTGccctgctgctgtcttgttttgttgattTTGTTATATTACGGTTAATCTGTCGGCGGCCCAGTTTTCCCCTGTAGCTTGCCTTTCCACGCCCTTTTGGACTATTGTTCGCTCCAGCTTTTGTGGCTGGCCGGGGCGATTCTCGGCCGTATACTGGGCCGGTTATACGAACTGGTACTGCCTTTCccctttctcccagctgtgaAGTTGTGTGAGACCGAGCAGACCAAGGATAATCGGACCCAGCACCAGTTGTGGGCTGGTTCGCCGAGTGAAAGTATTTTTAATCAGTGCTCTGTGGTGTATAACTGGGTGTGTTGTATCACCgacttttgttttcctttaattgtttctttcttttgttttctaggTTGAGAGCTTGTTTATGTCCcatgtttttatcctttttaatgtgtttatctCGTGCTTTTATTTCAGCGAACTGAGGATTTACCAGCGGCCGTGGGACCTCAGGTGGTGGGTCGTTTTCCACACTACTTTTGTTGTACAGCACCAGGTGAATAGACTATAGTAGGTTTCTTTGTGTGGTTCTTTTGGTCCACCGCTGCTGGTAAGTCCcagttgtatttatttttattgtaatttgggACACCGTTTTAGATATTCAGTgcgctgttgttttgtttttcattttacattaataaataaaattgtgtttatATTTGAGTTGGCCTCAGTGTGCATCCCTGAACCTGTGCGAGCgttgttttaattacattttattttttcatatttcctGGGGGCTAGAATTTCCccccaggtggcgttgtcatttttattatttcgtTTAGAACCCCgccgaccacttggtcacacttagatgagtagttttatggacaaaaaacaaccaggtcaatcagtgttcccttagtgctaatgtatcagagatgttggtgtactataactgaagtaatgttgttaagtccttaaagtcatattcttttattgtcatgactatttttatttttgtatgatacctgattatatggaatatggctgaagtaaactaaagcctaaaatacttagtcatttgtttagtagtaatttaacattatataattcacatagaaaactatgaattgtgattttaaatggtttaaaagcatgtagaatagcatatgtaggcaagtatatttcttcctttttttttttctttttttaaatcatgaagcaaagacaaaaaggaaaaaaagaaacagggcagcgttcggtggttgaatcatccgtccccaccaacgccaaaaccaaatctacgcccttggtcTCAGGTCTTCACCATGATCAAACTCCTTCTTCTTGTTGATCATGTAATACAAGCTGCCTCTTCACAGAGCAACAGCTGATCGATCGTGTATCGATCCTCTCCGGTCCTCCCGTCCCACCAACTGTACTAACCTGCACCGCCTCCCGCGGCTCATGGCAGCCCGACGCCGTTAACAGGCCACTCTGTGCCGCCACCAGCCAAAGGCTCCCCGGTGGATGAGCTCCGTTCTGCCCGGGGCACGGCTTCCCGCTCCGGCCTGTAAGCCTGTAAACAGCCCGTCATGGCAGCTAGCTTGCTAGCAGCTTAGCATACGCTCTGCAGCGGAGGAAACACCGAGACCGTCCGCTCAGCAGCGCCTCTTCCCCGGGGCGGAGCGGGGAGCCGGCAGGAGTGAGCCCTCTGCGGGCAGAAAAGAGCGTATCGAGCCGCCGGAGCTCCGACTCACCTCAGACCCGAAACTGTGGAGGTTTGTTTGGATGCTGCTCTGCACCACATGCGGTCTGTGTGCACGtgcacgcgcacgcacacacacacacacacacacacacacacacacacacacacacacacacacacacgctgataCACACACCTTGTTTACTCACCTTTAGCCTAAAGCTGATGTTTTGGCTCACCTGTGCTGAACTCACCTGTGCGCTGATACAAACAGGAGAACCTGAGCAGGTTCTGTGTACGGTCAGTGGGAACAACCTGCTGTCTGACACAATTATGAAGCAGCACAGTGTCTGATCTCCACAAAACACCTGCACACAGACAGACCTGAGAGCTGCTGCTGACCCCGCCTCCTCCCTCTCAGGTAATTAAACACATTGGCTGCTTTCTCGCATGTTTAATATGGTAAAGAAAGTGAGGTGACGGTTTACAGGTAACTGATTAATGAGTGCGTCACCAGCAGAGTCAAAGGTCACAGGAACAAAGACGCAGCAGCGGGAGGAGTGATCAGGAAGACGAGGCGTCAGGCAGGCACGGTGAGTTTCAGCGTCATGCTTAGTCCAGACTTTCCACTGGAACCACAGCTGATCGTCAGCTGATCCTGTTTAACTAAACCTGGTTTCTGGGTTAGAGCCGAACCTCAGTCACAGGACATTGATTTATTTTCAGTGTGATAAATGAATCTGTTTATTGGACACTGTTCTGATTCTTCTGCTGATCCTTTGATGTCACTCTCTGATAATCAAAATTCACCTGAAACAGCTGCTGAACAGAGCTGCTGTCACTTCCTGTCCATTCCAAAAATCTGGCTGCAGTTAAGCTGTTGGTGCAGCAGGGGGAACTCTGAGCTGAGGATTTCCAACTGCGTCTagaattttattcattttatttctcagtGAAGCTGAATCAGTTCAGCTTTCTACTGCTGCCTGCTGATTGGTCACTTAGGGCAGGACGTCGTTGTCCCTCGATAGCACCCGTTTCTAAACGATGCCTCCAGCAGACGTCAGGACCGTAGCTAAAGCACAGCAGAAGCAGCTGGTTGTGGTGGTTGAATGTGAAGCTATCATGAGACCCACTGGTGGCTTCATGCCCTAAATCAACATGGAGGATGCAGTAAAGTGACTGGTGATGCTCTGATGTCCTTGATACTCACAAAAAGTACAAATTTCAGTAGAAACGTCAAGAATAGAACAGTATCTAATGTCCCGAGCCTTTCCATCAGAGTCATGAACAGCTCCACTGAGTCCCATTCATTCTGCATGAGCTCGAGGGCGCCCCCTGTGGAACAGGAAGTCACTAATGGCCTTCACCAGTGGTCATGTAGGGAGGTCAAACTTTAGACACCTGACAACCAAAATGCTCTGATCCTCTTGCAGGTCCAGCTTTCATGCCATGTTGGGGCGAACTTCCTTCCTTACTGGACGCTGCAGACTTCAGCAGTGCTGTTTCCTGTCCTTGCCACCTCGCCGTCCACCTGAGCTGCACAGACTCCATTACCCAGCAGGCAGTGGGAGCTGGAAGCTGAGGGCGGAGCAGGAGGCGGGGCAGATAAGTTCAGCTCAGGTCGACCGGATCTTAAAGGTGACAAAAATCAGACTCTGAAAGCGTTAAGTGGTGACATCACACATCTTAATGACCATTTGTTTCCAGGCCAATGAATACAGCCTTACCCTCCCCAGAGGCCCCGCCTCCCATGGTGTCCTGGGTTTTCATAGCAACATGTTGCCATCCAACCTCCCCTGTGAGGACCGTCAGAGCAGCGCCACCTGCCTAGCGGGCCGTGGAGGCGTGTTGTTTGGTGTGTTCGATGGTCACGCGGGGCTGGCCTGCGCCCATGCTGTCAGTCAGAGGCTCTTTTACTACATCGCCGTGGCAGCGCTACCACTGAGGACACTGGCGGAGCTGGAACGAGCGGTGGAGGAGGAACGGGCCGTAACACCGCTGCTGGAATGGCATAAATACCCCCAAGACCTCAGCTACCCCGATGGAGGAGTGACCTCCTTCCATAGCCTCCGGAACTACTGGCAGGAGAGGCTGGAgaccgaggaggaggaggaggtaacCAGGTGTCCTGACACATCACAGAATCACATCCACGGACAGTGCAGGTCCAAACCATCTTCTAAAAAGTGCCTGAATGAATGCACCTGGTCTCAACCAGGTGCAGGTGGacttttcagaaactgattttccTGTTTTGGTTTCAGCAGAAAGTTCACCTGTGGTGATATCATTATCTATCctatctgattggctgcaggaTGACAACAGAATGACATCGGCTCTGGTAAATGCATTCCATCGCCTTGACTACGACCTGTCTGTAGAAGCCCAGGTGCATCTGTCCCTGACCTCCCCCAGGTAAGAACAAAGTTGTGTTTTCTTCAGCAGAACCTGCAGGTGAGTTTGTTTCAGCAGGTTAAGCCTCTCTTTGTGCCCACAGGCGGGTGTCTCTCCCTGGTGAGGGGTTGTCTGTGACCTCCCCCCTCAGGGTGGCGCTGTCTGGTTGCACAGCCTGTGTCGTCCACATCTCCAACAGCGTTCTACACGTGGCCAACCTGGGGGACAGTCGGGCAGTCCTGGGCGTCCAGGAGGCAGACGGAAGCTGGTCTGCGATCAACCTCACCAACGACCACAATGCACAGAATCCGGAAGAGctgcaaaggattctgggagcGCACCCAGCGGAGCAGAGGACGGTGGTCCGCCACGACCGCCTACTGGGCCTTCTGCTGCCCTTCCGGGCGTTCGGTGACGTCCGCTTCAAATGGAGCGCCGAGATGCTAAGTCGGGTCTATGAAACTCGACCAGACGTCCTGTCCGCGGTCAGTGAGGCAGTCCGGACGATGCCTCCGCACTACCTGACCCCACCCTATCTGAGCGCTGAACCAGAAATCACCCAACACTGTGTTGGACCAGCAGACAAGTTCCTGGTCCTCGCCACTGATGGACTGTGGGAGCTGATGCATCGCCAGACAGTCATCCAGCTTGTGGGGGATCAGCTGACAGGTCAGAgtcctttaaaaacacacacacacacacacacacacacacacacacacacacacacacacacacacacacacacacacacacacacacacacacgtacgtaAAACacaacacccagcacgcccctgcgggcggtttatccttcaagctcgggtcctctaccagaggcctgggagcttgagggtcctgcgcagtatcttagctgttcccaggaccgcgctcttctggacagagatctccgatgttgttcccgggatctgctggagccactcgcctagcttgggagtcaccgcacctagtgctccgattaccacggggaccaccgttaccttcaccctccacatcctctcgagctcttctctgagcccttggtatttctccagcttctcgtgttccttcttcctgatattgctgtcattcggaaccgctacatctatcactacagccgtcttcttctgtttgtctaccaccactatgtccggttggttagccaccaccattttgtccgtctgcatctggaagtcccacaggatcttagctcggtcattctccatcgcCCTTGGGGGCAtttcccattttgacctcgggacttccaggttatactctgcacagatgttcctgtacactacgccggccacttggttatggcgctccatgtatgccttgcctgctagcatcttgcaccctgctgttatgtgctggattgtctctggggcatctttacacagcctgcacctggggtcttgcctggtgtgatagaccccggcctctatggatcttgtactcagagcttgttcttgtgctgccatgattagtgcctctgtgctgtctttcagtccagctttgtccagccactggtaggatttctggatatcagccacctcctctatctgccggtggtacataccgtgcaggggcctgtccttccatgatggttcctcgccttcctcctctttcttgggtttctgctgcctgaggta
This genomic interval from Oreochromis niloticus isolate F11D_XX linkage group LG5, O_niloticus_UMD_NMBU, whole genome shotgun sequence contains the following:
- the LOC100702677 gene encoding LOW QUALITY PROTEIN: pyruvate dehydrogenase [acetyl-transferring]-phosphatase 1, mitochondrial (The sequence of the model RefSeq protein was modified relative to this genomic sequence to represent the inferred CDS: inserted 1 base in 1 codon) produces the protein MLGRTSFLTGRCRLQQCCFLSLPPRRPPELHRLHYPAGSGSWKLRAEQEAGQISSAQVDRILKANEYSLTLPRGPASHGVLGFHSNMLPSNLPCEDRQSSATCLAGRGGVLFGVFDGHAGLACAHAVSQRLFYYIAVAALPLRTLAELERAVEEERAVTPLLEWHKYPQDLSYPDGGVTSFHSLRNYWQERLETEEEEEDDNRMTSALVNAFHRLDYDLSVEAQVHLSLTSPRRVSLPGEGLSVTSPLRVALSGCTACVVHISNSVLHVANLGDSRAVLGVQEADGSWSAINLTNDHNAQNPEELQRILGAHPAEQRTVVRHDRLLGLLLPFRAFGDVRFKWSAEMLSRVYETRPDVLSAVSEAVRTMPPHYLTPPYLSAEPEITQHCVGPADKFLVLATDGLWELMHRQTVIQLVGDQLTGLQQQRPIIPGEGTTLGGLQRLLLERRXRVLSVLEDQNTATHLIRHALGDDGYGAVAPNRLAKMLSLPVDLARRYRDDITITIIHLNEI